The Porphyromonas sp. oral taxon 275 DNA window ATCCTGCAAAAATACTCAAACGGCGGCACTTGCTCAAACGGCTCCTCCCCTCGCTCCCTACCCGAGTGCGCCGCTGGGGCAAGCCGTCCAGCAGCCTAGCTCCAGCCGCTCCCAGCCGCCGCCCGCACAAGACTCCCAGCCCACCGCCCCACGCCTCCCCCAAAGCTACTCCCAGCCCCACCACGAGCTGACTGCCTTACCCAAGCTCTGCGAGAGATATCCCTCAGCCTCGCCACTGGCGACACCCAGCGCTCCGACTGGCGGCACTCAGCGCGCTGACTGGCGGCACTCAGCGCGCTGACTGATATCCTTCACCGCCCCCTCCCCACTAGAGGAGCTGCGCGGTGTGCTTAGGATGGAGGGCGAGCAGGGTATGCTCCCTCCAGCCCTAGGAGGCGGCTTTCCCCACGTCTCATTTCCTAGGAGGCAAGGCAGGGCGGTACGCCTGGCGAAGGGGGTGCGGGCTAAGGCGGGGACTTGTCGTATCTTTGTGGGAAGAACGATCAAGAACATCACCCACTCGCATTATGGAGCACCCACTGCACATATATAATAGCTTGACGCGCCGTCGGGAGCAGTTCGTCCCCCTGGCTGAGCCCCACGTCGGGCTGTACGTCTGCGGGCCTACGGTCTACGGCGATGCCCACCTAGGACACGCCCGCCCCGCCATCACCTTCGACATCCTCTTCCGCTTCCTCCGCCACCTCGGCTATAAGGTGCGCTACGTGCGCAACATCACTGACGTGGGCCATCTGGAGCACGACGCCGATTCGGGCGAAGACAAGATCGCCAAGAAGGCACGCCTCGAGCAGCTCGAGCCCATGGAGGTCGTGCAGTACTACCTCACGCGCTACCACGAGGCGATGGCCCAGCTCGGCGTCCTGCCCCCCAGCATCGAGCCGCAGGCCTCGGGGCACATCCTCGAGCAGATCGCTCTGACGCAGCAGATCCTCGATGCGGGCTTCGCCTACGTCAGCGAAGGCTCGGTCTACTTCGACGTCACGAAGTACGACAAGGTCTACGGCTATGGCGAGCTCAGCGGCCGACGTATCGAGGATATGCTCTCCAACACGCGCAGCCTCGACGGGCAGGACGAGAAGCGCAATCCACTGGACTTCGCCCTGTGGAAGAAGGCCCAGCCCGAGCACATCATGCGCTGGCCCAGCCCTTGGGGCGAAGGCTTCCCGGGCTGGCATGCCGAGTGCACGGCCATGGGGCGTAAGTACCTCGGGGAGCACTTCGACATCCACGGCGGAGGGATGGACCTCGTCTTCCCGCACCACGAGTGCGAGATCGCTCAGGCCAAGGCCTCCCAGGGGGGGCACGAGCTGGTGCGCTACTGGATGCACAATAACATGATCACCATCGAGGGGCAGAAGATGGGCAAGTCGCTGGGCAACTTCATCACCCTGGAGCAGTTCTTCACGGGCGACCATCCCAAGCTGGCGCAGGCCTACAGCCCGATGACGATCCGCTTCTTCATCCTCAGCGCGCACTACCGCGGGACGGTGGACTTCAGCAACGAGGCCCTGCAGGCTGCCCAGAAGGGACTCGGCCGGCTGCTGGATGCCGCAGCCCTCATCGACGGGCTCAAGGCCAGCGCCACGAGCACGGTCGACATCACGGGCCTAGCCCAGCGCTGCCACGAGGCACTCTGTGACGACCTCAATACGCCTATGGTCATCGCCGAGCTCTTCGATGCGGCGCGGGTCATCAATGCCGTACACAACCATCAGGCGACCATCACTGCGG harbors:
- the cysS gene encoding cysteine--tRNA ligase; translated protein: MEHPLHIYNSLTRRREQFVPLAEPHVGLYVCGPTVYGDAHLGHARPAITFDILFRFLRHLGYKVRYVRNITDVGHLEHDADSGEDKIAKKARLEQLEPMEVVQYYLTRYHEAMAQLGVLPPSIEPQASGHILEQIALTQQILDAGFAYVSEGSVYFDVTKYDKVYGYGELSGRRIEDMLSNTRSLDGQDEKRNPLDFALWKKAQPEHIMRWPSPWGEGFPGWHAECTAMGRKYLGEHFDIHGGGMDLVFPHHECEIAQAKASQGGHELVRYWMHNNMITIEGQKMGKSLGNFITLEQFFTGDHPKLAQAYSPMTIRFFILSAHYRGTVDFSNEALQAAQKGLGRLLDAAALIDGLKASATSTVDITGLAQRCHEALCDDLNTPMVIAELFDAARVINAVHNHQATITAAEIEELSNTYRLYLTELLGLVDERQGDGAAHEAFSGAVELLLSLRQDAKSRKDWTTSDRIRDELTALGFTIKDTKEGTEWSL